In one window of Miscanthus floridulus cultivar M001 chromosome 12, ASM1932011v1, whole genome shotgun sequence DNA:
- the LOC136495838 gene encoding uncharacterized protein, whose protein sequence is MIEEEEDDGGSSSEDEIISMCRNNLVQQQNLILQLVPILGMYSDNYFLKLPKRVTGDSGLDWVHETLARETQCYNMFRVERPLFYRLHNTLVQRYGLKSTKKMTSVEALAMFLWIVGAPQSVRQADNRFRRSLETVSRTFNIVLRCLLRLAHNNIKPKDPTFPEVHPNLENPAFWPHFNECIGAIDGTHVKVVVDKSKRVPYLNRHNETSQNVLAVCDFDMRFTFVLST, encoded by the coding sequence ATgattgaggaagaagaagatgatggagGTAGCTCAAGTGAGGATGAAATTATATCCATGTGCCGCAACAATTTGGTGCAGCAACAAAATTTGATTCTGCAGTTGGTACCTATCTTGGGTATGTACTCTGATAACTACTTCCTGAAACTACCTAAGAGGGTAACTGGAGATTCTGGTTTGGATTGGGTGCATGAGACACTAGCCCGAGAAACCCAATGTTACAACATGTTTAGGGTTGAGAGACCTTTATTTTACAGGTTGCATAATACTTTGGTCCAGAGGTATGGGTTGAAGTCCACTAAAAAAATGACATCTGTAGAGGCTCTTGCTATGTTTTTATGGATTGTTGGTGCACCACAGTCAGTTAGACAGGCTGATAATCGTTTTAGGAGGTCTCTGGAGACAGTAAGCAGGACATTTAACATAGTTTTGAGGTGCCTCCTTAGGTTAGCACATAACAACATTAAACCCAAGGACCCAACATTTCCAGAAGTGCACCCAAACTTAGAAAATCCAGCATTCTGGCCACACTTCAACGAGTGCATAGGAGCTATAGATGGGACACATGTGAAGGTTGTGGTGGACAAGAGTAAGAGAGTTCCATACTTGAACAGGCACAATGAGACCAGTCAGAATGTGCTTGCTGTTTGTGATTTCGACATGAGATTTACCTTTGTCTTGTCGACATGA
- the LOC136495839 gene encoding uncharacterized protein: MDGDGFDLWSSQPSASGPARAGLDLNSQAPAAEGFPGIRLYEDFLQADDVEVLPGRGRGSGLPPYRPPRAGAGDAWATPAPQHARQLLFGGSSAAAGRGGGNGGGYTGRSSSGAGAGVRQRANSAAAAAGWRPQRTNTASRGSGGQGVPLPRAPRAPRAPRSGVRGQASSSGGTFDIDDEAMEDNVEELASSGGPPVSHSSRAQWNDANNACLLELCIEQRRAGTYNGSQMSGEGYQAVVDGLLARRRLVYTRGQVKNQIGVLKHTHAFWRYLQTHTRLGRRPDGSIDADHDLWLTHTEKKPYLKKLLTSPPANEDLLDELFRGYTVDGTTAFVPGDDYGDNEGQDARTEDDEEEEFAQTPTSRSSQRSQRGKRALNSTTSTLTSPVKRSKSPMVKIVKDIASTFKESVAANTKQIQKCANDKAAFSVKRCQELAFECGVEKTVDSVYAMSKMFETEYQREFFCGQLTPELRLGYFKKWCRDKNLE; the protein is encoded by the exons ATGGACGGAGACGGATTCGACTTGTGGAGCTCGCAGCCGTCGGCGAGCGGCCCTGCCCGCGCCGGTCTCGACCTCAACTCGCAAGCGCCGGCGGCGGAGGGGTTCCCGGGGATTCGGCTGTACGAAGACTTCCTCCAGGCCGACGACGTCGAGGTCCTTCCTGGACGCggcaggggctccggcctccctcCCTATCGCCCACCGCGTGCCGGAGCAGGAGACGCGTGGGCGACTCCGGCGCCCCAGCATGCCCGACAACTACTCTTTGGCGGCTCCTCGGCGGCAGCCGGTCGCGGAGGAGGAAACGGTGGCGGCTACACCGGCAGGTCGTCGTCGGGGGCAGGCGCTGGTGTTCGGCAGCGTGCGAACTCGGCCGCTGCAGCAGCCGGCTGGCGTCCCCAGCGCACCAACACGGCTTCTCGTGGCAGCGGTGGCCAGGGCGTACCGCTTCCCCGAGCACCGAGGGCACCGAGGGCACCGAGGAGTGGCGTCCGTGGGCAAGCATCCAGCTCCGGCGGTACCTTCGACATTGACGATGAAGCAATGGAGGATAACGTGGAGGAGTTGGCGAGCTCCGGCGGTCCCCCGGTGAGCCATTCCAGTCGAGCCCAATGGAATGATGCAAATAATGCTTGCTTGTTAGAATTGTGCATAGAGCAACGTAGAGCAGGAACGTATAATGGTTCACAAATGAGTGGTGAAGGGTATCAAGCCGTTGTCGATGGCTTACTTGCCAGAAGAAGGTTGGTGTACACCCGTGGACAAGTGAAGAACCAAATAGGCGTACTCAAACACACCCACGCTTTCTGGCGCTACTTGCAAACGCACACAAGGTTGGGGAGGAGACCAGATGGATCCATTGATGCAGATCATGATTTATGGCTAACTCATACAGAG AAAAAACCATACTTAAAGAAGCTTCTGACGAGTCCTCCAGCAAACGAGGACTTGCTTGATGAACTGTTCAGAGGGTACACTGTGGATGGCACCACAGCCTTTGTGCCTGGTGATGATTATGGTGACAATGAGGGGCAAGATGCAAGgacagaagatgatgaagaagaagagtttgCACAAACACCTACAAGTAGAAGCAGCCAGAGGAGTCAGAGGGGCAAGAGGGCATTGAACAGCACTACAAGCACTTTGACCAGTCCAGTGAAGAGGAGCAAGAGCCCAATGGTGAAGATTGTGAAGGACATAGCCAGTACCTTCAAAGAATCTGTCGCAGCCAACACTAAGCAAATCCAGAAATGTGCAAATGACAAGGCTGCATTTTCTGTCAAGAGGTGTCAGGAGCTGGCATTTGAGTGTGGCGTTGAGAAAACCGTTGACTCTGTCTATGCTATGTCCAAGATGTTCGAAACAGAGTACCAAAGGGAGTTCTTCTGTGGCCAGTTAACTCCTGagcttaggttgggttacttcaaGAAATGGTGCAGGGACAAGAATTTGGAGTAG
- the LOC136496486 gene encoding E3 ubiquitin-protein ligase Os04g0590900-like: MRPHRRALFIAEHSPGAGDCEEHWSSCHTPPPVPSSPDFGPGPSPSLPPSFGGIPSYPPVFPPAPAPGHNGRRDQGGGMQGYGPPPPGVGGAGDHDRRQFVKYVLIAAGVIAFVSLILLGVSVAVRRRQVRRRRQALLSPSINAGGAANVDGGGGHGHEWGGGGVVHHVWNIRTVGLDEASISSIAVNRYRAGAGLLGAADCSVCLGEFQDGELVRLLPKCAHAFHVPCIDTWLRAHVNCPICRSDVLDPAVTAASASGGGGSESVESSSSPPADPDANANAAADQDGAASDAAPDHEGEESDGRDTSPAQEDQQEQSSSAQPPPPPPELLCPLPRNVRRAASMDAVAVSTAADVAELDRLPEEAPEEEQIGGRRKRWPGPSRAKASGSDHRSNLSTDRLAPSGVPRSFFSRHCRARSSVLPL, from the coding sequence ATGAGGCCTCACCGCCGGGCCCTCTTCATCGCGGAGCACAGCCCGGGCGCCGGGGACTGCGAGGAGCACTGGTCCAGCTGCCACACGCCACCGCCGGTTCCCAGCTCCCCTGATTTCGGCCCTGGCCCTTCCCCATCGCTGCCTCCCTCCTTTGGGGGGATTCCATCGTACCCTCCCGTTTTCCCGCCGGCGCCTGCTCCCGGGCATAACGGCAGGAGGGACCAGGGAGGAGGGATGCAGGGATACGGGCCCCCACCACCCGGCGTCGGCGGCGCAGGCGACCACGACCGACGGCAGTTCGTCAAGTACGTGCTCATCGCCGCCGGGGTGATCGCCTTCGTCTCGCTGATCCTGCTCGGCGTCTCGGTCGCCGTGCGGCGCCGGCAGGTCCGGCGGAGGCGTCAGGCGCTCCTCTCGCCGTCTATCAACGCCGGAGGCGCGGCGaacgtcgacggcggcggcgggcacgGCCACGAGTGGGGCGGAGGCGGGGTGGTGCACCACGTCTGGAACATCCGGACCGTGGGTCTCGACGAGGCGTCGATCAGCTCCATCGCCGTCAACCGGTACCGCGCCGGGGCGGGGCTCCTGGGCGCGGCGGACTGCTCCGTCTGCCTCGGCGAGTTCCAGGACGGCGAGCTCGTACGCCTGCTGCCCAAGTGCGCGCACGCGTTCCACGTCCCCTGCATCGACACCTGGCTCCGCGCGCACGTCAACTGCCCGATCTGCCGCTCCGACGTGCTCGACCCCGCCGTCacagccgcctccgcctccggagGAGGAGGCAGCGAGAGCGTCGAGTCCAGCTCCAGCCCGCCAGCTGATCCAGACGCGAATGCCAACGCCGCAGCAGATCAAGATGGCGCGGCGAGCGACGCAGCCCCGGATCACGAAGGAGAGGAGAGCGACGGCCGAGACACTTCACCCGCACAAGAGGACCAGCAAGAGCAATCCAGCTccgcacagccgccgccgccgccgccggaactCTTGTGCCCGCTGCCGCGTAACGTGCGGCGCGCGGCGTCCATGGACGCTGTGGCAGTGTCGACTGCGGCGGACGTCGCGGAGCTAGACCGGCTGCCGGAGGAAGCTCCTGAAGAGGAGCAGATCGGTGGGAGGCGGAAGCGCTGGCCTGGCCCGTCCCGCGCGAAGGCATCGGGTTCGGACCATCGGAGCAACCTCAGCACCGACAGGCTGGCTCCCAGTGGTGTCCCGAGGTCATTCTTCTCACGCCATTGCCGCGCTCGGAGCTCGGTGCTGCCTTTATAA